From Chryseobacterium sp. H1D6B, a single genomic window includes:
- a CDS encoding helix-turn-helix transcriptional regulator, whose protein sequence is MEVLSNFQYKKLFLPNITEKILANNADVQLYRLENYLKGILMPVVPYRTTFNFIIFVTNGRIKQYLENKEYDAEKGDVIFIKQGTITATIELSDDIEGFFLAYENSILSEQELPKHKTSIFFMTPFLKLDSLTYGTITQLLLIMEQEFLLNNLNVNEVLVTLLHLILVKMLHTDLNSVHKSATRPMELSLQFRDLLFKYHVCEKRVAFYADKLSVTENYLNKCVKNVTQKSPKLWINEIDINYSKALLHSSKDIAEIAYELNFHTASHFTQLFKKIAGITPKEYRVQFLSNKVPVN, encoded by the coding sequence ATGGAAGTATTATCCAATTTTCAATATAAAAAGCTTTTTCTCCCGAATATTACGGAGAAAATATTAGCCAATAATGCGGATGTACAGCTCTACCGGCTCGAGAATTATCTCAAAGGGATTCTTATGCCGGTAGTTCCATACCGTACTACTTTTAACTTCATCATCTTTGTAACAAACGGCCGTATCAAGCAGTATCTGGAAAATAAAGAATATGATGCAGAAAAAGGAGATGTCATCTTTATTAAACAGGGAACCATCACGGCAACCATAGAGCTGTCCGACGATATTGAAGGGTTTTTCCTTGCTTATGAAAACAGTATTTTGTCTGAACAGGAACTTCCAAAACATAAGACCAGTATTTTCTTTATGACGCCTTTTCTTAAGCTGGACAGTCTTACTTATGGAACGATTACACAGCTTCTCCTCATCATGGAGCAGGAATTTCTGCTTAATAATTTGAATGTAAACGAAGTGCTGGTCACTCTGCTGCATCTTATTTTGGTTAAAATGCTCCATACAGACTTAAACAGTGTCCATAAATCTGCTACACGCCCTATGGAACTGTCGCTGCAGTTTCGCGATCTTTTATTTAAATATCATGTATGTGAAAAAAGAGTGGCTTTCTATGCAGATAAACTGTCTGTCACAGAAAACTATCTTAATAAATGTGTGAAAAATGTGACGCAGAAATCACCCAAGCTGTGGATCAACGAGATTGACATCAACTACAGCAAGGCGCTTCTTCATTCCAGTAAAGATATTGCTGAGATTGCTTATGAACTCAATTTTCATACAGCTTCCCACTTTACCCAGCTTTTTAAAAAAATTGCAGGAATAACCCCAAAAGAGTACAGAGTTCAATTCCTAAGTAACAAAGTTCCTGTAAATTGA